One segment of Candidatus Fermentibacter sp. DNA contains the following:
- the tsaD gene encoding tRNA (adenosine(37)-N6)-threonylcarbamoyltransferase complex transferase subunit TsaD, producing MLTLAVETSCDDSAVALLEGTRPLAEKISSQTVHAGLGGVVPELASRMHLEVLPGLAESLLAESGTSIRDIDTFAATAGPGLVGSLLVGLSWAKAAAFATGGRFLGINHVASHLFIHYGDETRGPVSFPAAALVASGGHTSLFVLESWNDCRFAGGTRDDAAGEAFDKTAKLMGLGYPGGALLDRLAAEGDASRASLPSPLDDPDLPEFSFSGLKTAVRSLLSAGTKPEDVAACFCRTVSSILSTKLLALAVSARAKTVMAAGGVSANSFLRAGLAGECSRRGLDLRLPELRWTTDNAVMVGRAAAAALEADPSACSPFSCNAFARWTGTRLGPLACA from the coding sequence TTGCTGACCCTTGCGGTAGAGACTTCCTGCGACGACTCCGCCGTGGCCCTGCTCGAGGGCACGAGACCTCTGGCCGAGAAGATCAGCAGCCAGACAGTCCATGCGGGGCTGGGAGGGGTGGTTCCGGAACTGGCTTCCAGGATGCACCTCGAGGTGCTCCCCGGCCTCGCGGAAAGCCTGCTCGCCGAATCCGGCACCTCCATCCGCGACATCGACACGTTCGCCGCGACCGCCGGGCCGGGTCTGGTGGGCTCCCTTCTGGTCGGCCTCTCGTGGGCGAAGGCGGCGGCCTTCGCCACGGGAGGCCGGTTCCTCGGCATCAATCACGTGGCATCGCACCTTTTCATCCACTACGGCGACGAAACACGCGGCCCGGTGAGCTTCCCAGCGGCCGCTCTCGTCGCTTCCGGCGGGCACACGTCGCTCTTCGTCCTGGAGTCCTGGAACGACTGTCGTTTCGCGGGGGGCACCAGGGACGACGCCGCCGGTGAGGCCTTCGACAAGACGGCCAAGCTGATGGGCCTGGGCTACCCCGGAGGGGCACTCCTCGACAGGCTCGCGGCGGAAGGGGATGCGTCCCGCGCCTCCCTGCCCTCCCCCCTGGACGATCCCGACCTCCCGGAGTTCAGCTTCAGCGGTCTGAAGACCGCGGTCAGATCCCTGCTGTCGGCGGGGACGAAGCCCGAGGATGTCGCGGCATGCTTCTGCCGGACTGTTTCCTCCATACTCTCGACAAAGCTTCTGGCGCTCGCGGTTTCCGCCCGTGCGAAAACGGTCATGGCCGCCGGCGGGGTCTCGGCCAACAGCTTCCTCCGGGCCGGACTCGCCGGGGAATGCTCCCGGAGGGGGCTCGATCTGAGGCTGCCCGAGCTCCGCTGGACGACGGACAACGCGGTCATGGTCGGCAGGGCCGCGGCGGCGGCTCTCGAGGCCGATCCATCGGCATGCTCCCCCTTTTCCTGCAATGCATTCGCGAGATGGACGGGAACGCGGCTCGGGCCGCTGGCATGTGCGTGA
- the rplI gene encoding 50S ribosomal protein L9: protein MKVLLTHNVKDIGRSGDTAEVSDGYARNFLFPRKLAVLAQEGNLKLAADVKRKASERDAKIEARSRELAARLEGVVCTIKSPSDPSGNLYGSVTDREVAQALEQAGIPVDRRQISMDQHIKKVGDHSVMIRVSGAIEKGITVRVVPGENC from the coding sequence ATGAAGGTGCTTCTCACGCACAATGTGAAGGACATAGGCAGGTCGGGCGACACGGCCGAGGTCAGCGACGGCTACGCCCGCAACTTCCTGTTCCCCAGGAAGCTGGCCGTGCTTGCCCAGGAGGGGAACCTCAAGCTGGCGGCCGACGTGAAGAGGAAGGCTTCCGAGAGGGATGCGAAGATAGAGGCCCGGTCGCGCGAGCTGGCGGCCAGGCTCGAGGGTGTGGTCTGCACGATCAAGTCGCCTTCCGACCCCTCCGGGAACCTCTACGGGAGCGTCACGGACCGCGAGGTCGCGCAGGCGCTCGAGCAGGCCGGCATCCCCGTCGACCGCCGCCAGATCTCCATGGACCAGCACATAAAGAAGGTCGGCGACCATTCCGTCATGATCAGGGTCTCGGGTGCGATCGAGAAGGGGATCACCGTCAGGGTCGTCCCGGGGGAGAATTGCTGA
- the rpsR gene encoding 30S ribosomal protein S18, with product MKKKKCRFCISPELVISYKNERLLGRYVSDRGKIVPRRVSGNCARHQRAVARAVKVARFLAIIPYVREHFR from the coding sequence ATGAAGAAGAAGAAGTGCCGTTTCTGCATATCCCCCGAGCTGGTCATCTCCTACAAGAACGAGCGCCTGCTCGGCCGCTATGTGTCGGACAGGGGCAAGATCGTCCCGCGCAGGGTCTCGGGGAACTGCGCAAGGCATCAGAGGGCTGTCGCCAGGGCGGTCAAGGTAGCCCGCTTCCTGGCCATCATCCCCTATGTGAGAGAGCATTTCCGGTAG
- a CDS encoding single-stranded DNA-binding protein — MQPGPGPLPPVLNVFFLTGRVLSRQRLKITGKGAYLVEFEMAAGRPVGPDAGPAQMDVFDIEIWGDAAREMDRSLQTGSQVYVEGRLVSREFEDRGGIRHRRTVLKSSRVEILGG, encoded by the coding sequence ATGCAGCCCGGCCCCGGGCCCCTGCCCCCGGTCCTGAACGTCTTCTTCCTGACTGGACGGGTGCTGTCGAGGCAGAGGCTCAAGATCACCGGCAAGGGCGCCTACCTCGTCGAATTCGAGATGGCCGCCGGGAGGCCGGTCGGGCCCGACGCCGGGCCGGCGCAGATGGATGTCTTCGACATCGAGATCTGGGGGGACGCGGCGAGGGAGATGGACAGGTCGCTCCAGACCGGATCCCAGGTCTACGTCGAGGGCAGGCTCGTGAGCAGGGAGTTCGAGGACAGGGGCGGCATAAGGCACAGGAGAACGGTGCTCAAGTCGTCCAGGGTCGAGATCCTCGGCGGGTGA
- the ssb gene encoding single-stranded DNA-binding protein, translated as MNIRMPSINRVMISGNLVDEPRTDLLENGTHVANFRIASSQSFRGKDGEWHEKTCFVDVVAWRRTAELVAEYLRKGSPVLVEGELQTSSWQASDGTPRSRTEILARRVQFLEKPGQQQRSEPAAREEKASYTPADEPPDSESEYDDIPF; from the coding sequence ATGAACATCAGAATGCCCAGCATCAACCGCGTCATGATCTCCGGGAACCTCGTCGACGAACCCAGGACCGACCTCCTGGAAAACGGCACGCACGTCGCCAATTTCAGGATAGCCAGCAGCCAGTCCTTCCGCGGGAAGGACGGCGAATGGCACGAGAAGACCTGCTTCGTTGACGTCGTGGCCTGGAGGAGGACGGCGGAGCTGGTGGCGGAGTATCTGCGCAAGGGCAGCCCGGTGCTGGTCGAGGGTGAACTCCAGACCAGCTCATGGCAGGCCTCCGACGGCACGCCGCGGAGCAGGACCGAGATCCTGGCCAGGCGCGTCCAGTTCCTCGAGAAGCCCGGACAGCAGCAGAGAAGCGAACCGGCCGCCCGCGAGGAGAAGGCCTCGTACACCCCGGCGGACGAACCTCCGGACAGCGAGTCGGAGTATGACGACATCCCGTTCTAG
- the rpsF gene encoding 30S ribosomal protein S6 — translation MRNYETAVIFSASLSESELEQEVSKVVEIIGKAKGTHTGTQHWGRRMLTFPLKKQNEGIYFFFRWTGGEEVSAALDWNLKIDENCLRHLNLRLDDSRVTAGEDRISDEAVMPEEPAFTDDDSEDEAEQDAEE, via the coding sequence TTGCGCAATTACGAGACAGCGGTGATCTTCAGCGCCTCCCTCTCCGAGAGCGAACTGGAGCAGGAAGTCTCCAAGGTCGTCGAGATCATCGGGAAGGCGAAGGGTACCCACACGGGCACCCAGCACTGGGGCAGGAGGATGCTCACCTTCCCCCTGAAGAAGCAGAACGAGGGCATCTATTTCTTCTTCCGCTGGACGGGCGGGGAGGAGGTCAGCGCAGCCCTCGACTGGAACCTCAAGATCGACGAGAACTGCCTGCGCCACCTCAATCTGCGCCTCGACGACAGCCGCGTGACGGCCGGCGAGGACAGGATCTCCGACGAGGCCGTCATGCCCGAGGAGCCGGCCTTCACCGACGACGACTCCGAGGACGAGGCCGAGCAGGACGCCGAGGAGTAG
- a CDS encoding DUF1846 domain-containing protein, translating to MYRAGFDCDRYLEAQKRAILERIGSVEGRLYLEFGGKLLYDYHAARVLPGYDPNVKLRLLGELSDNAEMLVCIHAGDIEKRRLRGDFGITYDVDALKLIDELRANGLPVLSVVVTRYTGQPAAEAFMKGLSRRGVSVFAHPPTQGYPSDVDRIASAEGYGRNPYIPCSRPLVIVTGPGPGSGKLATCLSQIYHEHLLGTKAGYAKFESFPVWNLPLDHPVNAAYEAATADIADFNLVDPFHLKATGTEAVNYNRDVEAFPLLQRVYEKITGSTIIYRSPTEMGVNRIADGIVDDGAIREAAEQELIRRFFRYRCEYVSGLVESTAVAKAESLLEQYGLSPERRSVVLPAREEKGGAAGRTPQGSALELPDGMIVRGRTSDLMSAASALVLNASKALSGLPREMHLLSPGTISSIARLKSTILGTQNPGLDLEEVLIALSVSAMTSPAADLAMKSLSSLRGCDAHLTSLPSAGDGSGLRELGINVTSDPGYPSGNLWAGQPG from the coding sequence GTGTACAGAGCCGGGTTCGACTGCGACAGATACCTCGAGGCCCAGAAGCGGGCGATCCTCGAACGCATAGGGAGCGTCGAGGGGCGCCTGTACCTCGAGTTCGGCGGAAAGCTCCTCTACGACTACCACGCCGCAAGGGTCCTCCCCGGGTACGATCCCAACGTCAAGCTCAGACTGCTGGGCGAGCTGAGCGACAACGCAGAGATGCTCGTCTGCATCCACGCGGGGGACATCGAGAAGCGCAGGCTGCGCGGCGACTTCGGCATCACCTACGACGTGGACGCACTCAAGCTGATCGACGAACTGAGGGCCAACGGTCTCCCCGTGCTCTCGGTGGTGGTTACGCGATACACGGGCCAGCCGGCCGCGGAGGCCTTCATGAAGGGGCTGTCCAGGCGCGGCGTGAGCGTCTTCGCCCATCCCCCCACCCAGGGTTACCCGTCCGACGTCGACAGGATAGCCAGCGCGGAAGGATACGGGCGGAATCCCTACATCCCGTGCTCCAGGCCGCTCGTGATCGTGACGGGGCCCGGGCCGGGCAGCGGCAAGCTGGCGACCTGCCTCTCGCAGATCTACCACGAGCACCTGCTGGGCACGAAGGCCGGCTATGCGAAGTTCGAGTCCTTCCCGGTCTGGAACCTGCCCCTCGACCATCCCGTGAACGCGGCCTACGAAGCGGCCACTGCCGACATAGCCGACTTCAATCTCGTCGACCCGTTCCATCTGAAGGCCACGGGAACCGAGGCGGTCAACTACAACAGGGACGTGGAGGCCTTCCCCCTGCTCCAGCGGGTCTACGAGAAGATCACCGGCAGCACGATCATCTACCGCTCTCCCACCGAGATGGGCGTGAACAGGATCGCCGACGGGATAGTGGATGACGGCGCCATCAGGGAGGCCGCGGAGCAGGAGCTGATACGCAGGTTCTTCAGGTACAGGTGCGAGTACGTCTCGGGCCTGGTCGAGAGCACGGCCGTGGCAAAGGCGGAATCCCTCCTCGAACAGTACGGCCTGTCCCCCGAACGAAGGAGCGTCGTCCTCCCGGCACGCGAGGAGAAGGGCGGAGCCGCCGGCCGCACGCCGCAGGGCTCTGCCCTCGAGCTCCCCGACGGCATGATCGTCAGGGGCAGGACCTCCGACCTGATGTCCGCGGCATCCGCCCTGGTGCTCAATGCCTCGAAAGCCCTGTCGGGCCTGCCGCGGGAGATGCACCTCCTGTCGCCCGGGACGATCTCGTCCATCGCCCGGCTGAAGTCGACGATACTCGGCACGCAGAACCCGGGGCTCGATCTGGAGGAGGTGCTGATAGCTCTCTCCGTCAGCGCCATGACGAGCCCGGCCGCCGATCTGGCAATGAAATCGCTGTCTTCGCTGAGGGGCTGCGACGCGCACCTGACGTCGCTCCCCAGCGCAGGGGACGGGTCGGGTCTCAGGGAGCTCGGCATCAACGTGACGAGCGACCCCGGCTATCCCTCCGGGAACCTCTGGGCGGGACAGCCGGGGTAG
- a CDS encoding C25 family cysteine peptidase, which translates to MKLWPIVLVPFALAFGSGESYQWQSLGGEPGDTPRFEMVESDLGHFVADVTFPGFWITSFPGGGTSWDRLEMTGCTPQGETGFPELPAYPVMFALPFGTTAVVTVEDVEYSTFQGMSVLPRQPAEIDMPHAPWRFEMDDRIYSVPGLSTPGAWASADNDAIWSGLHCSRLVVNPFSYLPSSGELRAVSSMRVRVDFTGNALDAAQAINPGMESAMAGLVVNFGDFRAAASAARGGLRDGAEYIVICTADNQAAVAPLYELHNWLGLNVQVEVLSTPSTSGAIKSAIADNYETGVTRFALIVGTHAELPSYSYGSHVGDYYYADLLGTGDLPEIAVGRLTGTTEQISHQVDKIIEGYLEYSFDDGNTTGITPSETVLAAHEEQYPNKYTLCCNELAAYDYSLCDITFTKVYPPEGGTAQMVSDAINNSIGTVGYRGHGDVTVWSWSPGWNATNINALTNTFMPPVFNIACYCGRYQDASDCLAESWQFATCGSSGNLAANDPSYTDANHTYMKELYKAIYDQGVYAIGEAVNATTVVTIAQHGTYGIANAKMYFWFGDPAMDIWTFDTEGEYGILSISGPSQLDPGPQSITLTVTAGGNPVESAAVTLTDGVQGTASEPTFYLEGVTDASGQVTFNPTIPASGTIHAGAAMHDYRGASIFWTVGVGMEEEESGDTGTLWMSLPSPNPVTTSASLSFVNPSAGRVELAVFDVTGRLVDTIVSGDLSAGEHAVEWQTGTAANGVYFIRLNTQAGSVSRQVMVVR; encoded by the coding sequence ATGAAGTTGTGGCCTATCGTCCTCGTTCCCTTCGCCCTCGCCTTCGGTTCGGGCGAATCGTACCAGTGGCAGTCCCTGGGCGGCGAGCCGGGGGACACGCCCCGGTTCGAGATGGTAGAGTCCGACCTCGGCCACTTCGTCGCCGACGTCACATTCCCCGGTTTCTGGATCACTTCCTTCCCGGGCGGCGGCACCTCCTGGGACAGGCTCGAGATGACCGGCTGCACCCCCCAGGGTGAGACGGGATTCCCAGAGCTGCCCGCATATCCCGTGATGTTCGCGCTGCCCTTCGGCACCACGGCGGTTGTCACCGTCGAGGACGTCGAGTACTCGACCTTCCAGGGCATGTCCGTGCTGCCCAGGCAGCCGGCTGAGATAGACATGCCCCACGCCCCGTGGCGGTTCGAGATGGACGACAGGATCTACAGCGTCCCCGGCCTGTCCACCCCTGGCGCCTGGGCCTCCGCCGACAACGACGCGATCTGGTCCGGCCTGCACTGCTCGCGCCTCGTCGTGAACCCGTTCTCCTATCTCCCGTCTTCGGGCGAGCTGAGGGCGGTTTCCAGCATGCGAGTCAGGGTCGACTTCACGGGCAATGCCCTCGATGCGGCCCAGGCCATCAACCCCGGCATGGAGAGCGCCATGGCCGGCCTGGTCGTCAACTTCGGCGACTTCCGCGCGGCGGCCTCGGCGGCCCGTGGCGGATTGCGCGACGGCGCCGAGTACATCGTGATCTGCACCGCGGACAACCAGGCCGCCGTAGCGCCTCTCTACGAGCTGCACAACTGGCTCGGCCTGAACGTCCAGGTCGAGGTGCTCTCGACGCCTTCTACCTCGGGCGCGATCAAGAGCGCCATCGCCGACAACTACGAAACCGGCGTCACCAGGTTCGCCCTGATAGTTGGCACCCATGCGGAGCTCCCGTCCTACAGCTACGGCTCCCATGTCGGCGACTACTACTACGCCGACCTCCTCGGCACGGGCGACCTCCCCGAGATAGCGGTCGGGCGCCTCACCGGCACCACCGAGCAGATATCCCACCAGGTCGACAAGATCATCGAAGGCTATCTCGAGTATTCGTTCGACGACGGCAACACGACGGGCATAACCCCGAGCGAGACCGTCCTGGCAGCCCACGAGGAGCAGTACCCGAACAAGTACACGCTCTGCTGCAACGAGCTGGCCGCATACGACTACAGCCTGTGCGACATCACCTTCACCAAGGTCTACCCGCCCGAGGGCGGCACGGCCCAGATGGTGTCCGACGCCATCAACAACTCCATCGGCACCGTCGGCTACCGCGGCCACGGCGACGTCACGGTGTGGTCGTGGAGTCCCGGCTGGAACGCGACCAACATCAACGCGCTCACGAACACGTTCATGCCGCCCGTCTTCAACATCGCCTGCTACTGCGGCCGCTACCAGGATGCGTCCGACTGCCTGGCCGAGAGCTGGCAGTTCGCGACCTGCGGCTCCTCGGGCAACCTCGCCGCCAACGACCCCTCCTACACCGACGCCAACCACACGTACATGAAGGAACTCTACAAGGCGATATACGACCAGGGCGTGTACGCGATCGGCGAGGCCGTCAACGCGACCACGGTCGTGACGATCGCCCAGCACGGCACCTACGGCATAGCCAACGCCAAGATGTACTTCTGGTTCGGCGACCCGGCCATGGACATCTGGACCTTCGACACCGAGGGCGAGTACGGCATCCTGAGCATCTCCGGCCCCTCCCAGCTCGATCCCGGGCCCCAGTCCATAACGCTGACCGTCACGGCCGGCGGCAACCCGGTCGAGAGCGCCGCCGTCACACTGACCGACGGCGTGCAGGGAACGGCCTCCGAGCCGACCTTCTACCTCGAGGGCGTCACCGACGCCTCCGGACAGGTGACCTTCAACCCGACGATCCCCGCCTCCGGCACCATCCACGCCGGGGCCGCCATGCACGACTACCGCGGCGCCTCCATCTTCTGGACGGTGGGTGTGGGCATGGAGGAGGAGGAGTCCGGCGACACGGGCACTCTCTGGATGAGCCTTCCCTCCCCCAACCCGGTGACCACGTCGGCCTCCCTGAGCTTCGTCAATCCGTCGGCCGGGCGGGTCGAGCTCGCGGTGTTCGACGTGACCGGCAGGCTCGTGGACACGATCGTCTCGGGCGACCTGTCCGCCGGCGAGCATGCCGTGGAGTGGCAGACCGGCACCGCGGCCAACGGGGTGTACTTCATCAGGCTCAACACCCAGGCGGGCTCCGTTTCCAGACAGGTGATGGTAGTCAGGTAG